A region of Bacillus cabrialesii DNA encodes the following proteins:
- the walH gene encoding WalRK two-component regulatory system regulator WalH, which yields MKRENIKTILLTVLVIISLVFTWGIWTFQPNFSEGSSSTESTVREKHKIEKNTQKLSETVRPREMFIHDDGAHYKVDETLYEEVWSDLPHWDVKGIKDISDQYDKTGFKSWFYGIGGSEAKLDLQFSDTIPIDIFQTLFKWSNQSFEYSSFDHILIPFNETKANKKIYLVSYSKQLILEVTVESANYRNIMNDLENRQSNMPAYSLFSIGSKKEFLLPNKPLTMDKKEFVTESIKTSTFKQALFSDPSIVREDSNYNNRNVLTDGISRLDVNLSQRQVQFQQRNLVQSTSYQTGELIKKTQKYLEDTGSWTDHYQFFNINDSQQLSFYIFMDQMPVINSTAKPFGATSAITVQWANDDILSYKRPNFSLGTNPIKTSETELMSGSEVRLLLSKQTKYDTDKIDQIFLAYQMASTSTNDDPLVELEPVWAMKINGKIVPITKDLLAKEGANSGVE from the coding sequence ATGAAGCGTGAAAATATAAAAACGATATTACTAACGGTACTCGTCATCATCAGCCTTGTGTTTACATGGGGGATATGGACATTCCAGCCAAACTTTTCTGAGGGCTCTTCATCAACAGAGTCTACTGTGCGTGAGAAGCATAAAATCGAAAAAAATACTCAAAAGCTGTCTGAAACCGTAAGGCCGAGAGAAATGTTTATCCATGATGACGGCGCTCATTATAAGGTAGATGAAACCTTATATGAAGAAGTCTGGTCTGACCTGCCGCATTGGGATGTAAAAGGGATTAAAGATATTTCTGACCAATATGACAAGACTGGATTCAAGAGCTGGTTTTATGGGATAGGCGGTTCTGAAGCGAAGCTTGATTTGCAATTCAGCGATACAATTCCGATTGATATTTTCCAAACGCTGTTTAAATGGTCGAATCAGTCGTTTGAGTACAGTTCGTTTGATCATATTCTGATTCCATTTAATGAAACAAAAGCGAACAAGAAAATTTATTTGGTGTCCTACAGCAAGCAGCTGATTCTGGAAGTGACCGTTGAGTCGGCCAACTACCGGAACATTATGAACGACTTGGAAAACAGGCAATCAAACATGCCGGCGTACAGCTTGTTCTCGATCGGTTCAAAGAAAGAATTCCTGCTTCCGAACAAACCGCTTACGATGGACAAAAAAGAATTTGTCACAGAATCAATTAAAACAAGCACCTTTAAGCAGGCGCTGTTCAGCGATCCGAGCATTGTAAGGGAAGATTCGAATTACAACAACAGAAATGTGCTGACAGATGGAATCAGCCGTTTAGATGTGAATCTGAGCCAGCGCCAGGTGCAATTCCAGCAGCGCAATTTAGTCCAGAGCACATCTTATCAAACGGGTGAATTAATCAAAAAGACCCAAAAATACCTTGAGGATACGGGAAGCTGGACGGATCATTATCAATTTTTTAATATCAATGACAGCCAGCAGCTGAGCTTCTATATCTTCATGGATCAGATGCCGGTCATTAACAGCACCGCCAAACCGTTCGGAGCGACATCGGCGATTACAGTGCAATGGGCGAACGATGATATTCTCAGCTATAAGCGGCCGAATTTCAGTCTCGGAACGAATCCGATCAAAACAAGTGAGACAGAGCTGATGAGCGGCAGCGAAGTGAGGTTGCTGCTTTCGAAACAAACCAAATATGATACGGACAAGATTGATCAGATTTTCCTTGCTTATCAAATGGCATCAACATCAACCAACGATGATCCTCTCGTTGAACTTGAACCGGTTTGGGCGATGAAAATAAATGGGAAAATTGTGCCGATTACTAAGGACTTATTGGCGAAGGAGGGGGCAAACAGTGGAGTGGAATAA
- the walK gene encoding cell wall metabolism sensor histidine kinase WalK: MNKVGFFRSIQFKITLIYVLLIIIAMQIIGVYFVNQVEKSLINSYEQSLNQRIDNLSYYIEQEYKSDNDSTVIKDDVSRILNDFTKSDEVREISFVDKSYEVVGSSKPYGEEVAGKQTTDLIFKRIFSTKQSYLRKYYDPKSKIRVLISAKPVMTENQEVVGAIYVVASMEDVFNQMKTINTILASGTGLALVLTALLGIFLARTITHPLSDMRKQAMELAKGNFSRKVKKYGHDEIGQLATTFNHLTRELEDAQAMTEGERRKLASVIAYMTDGVIATNRNGAIILLNSPALELLNVSRETALEMPITSLLGIQENYTFEDLVEQQDSMLLEIERDDQLTVLRVNFSVIQREHGKIDGLIAVIYDVTEQEKMDQERREFVANVSHELRTPLTTMRSYLEALAEGAWENKDIAPRFLMVTQNETERMIRLVNDLLQLSKFDSKDYQFNREWIQIVRFMSLIIDRFEMTKEQHVEFIRNLPDRNLYVEIDQDKITQVLDNIISNALKYSPEGGHVTFSIDVNEEEELLYISVKDEGIGIPKKDVEKVFDRFYRVDKARTRKLGGTGLGLAIAREMVQAHGGDIWADSIEGKGTTITFTLPYKEEQEDDWDEA, from the coding sequence ATGAATAAGGTTGGTTTTTTTCGCTCGATCCAATTTAAGATTACCTTGATTTATGTGCTTTTGATTATTATTGCCATGCAAATCATTGGTGTGTATTTTGTCAATCAGGTAGAGAAATCGCTGATTAACTCTTATGAACAATCGCTTAATCAGCGAATCGACAACCTTTCTTACTATATCGAACAAGAATATAAAAGCGATAACGACAGCACCGTCATCAAGGATGACGTCAGCCGTATTTTGAACGACTTCACGAAAAGTGATGAGGTCCGGGAAATTAGTTTTGTAGATAAAAGCTATGAAGTGGTCGGTTCTTCAAAGCCGTATGGCGAGGAAGTGGCGGGGAAACAAACGACCGATCTGATCTTTAAAAGAATTTTTTCTACCAAACAGTCGTATTTAAGAAAATACTATGACCCGAAAAGCAAAATCAGAGTTCTCATTTCCGCAAAGCCCGTCATGACTGAAAACCAAGAGGTTGTCGGCGCGATCTATGTTGTCGCGAGTATGGAAGATGTCTTTAATCAAATGAAGACGATCAACACGATACTGGCGTCCGGCACAGGTTTGGCACTTGTTTTGACGGCTCTTCTCGGTATTTTTCTGGCAAGAACCATTACCCACCCGCTTTCGGATATGAGAAAGCAGGCGATGGAGCTTGCGAAAGGGAATTTCTCGAGGAAGGTTAAAAAGTACGGGCATGATGAAATCGGGCAGCTCGCCACCACGTTTAACCACTTAACGAGAGAGCTTGAAGATGCCCAGGCGATGACTGAAGGAGAGCGCAGAAAGCTTGCCTCTGTTATTGCCTATATGACAGACGGCGTTATCGCCACAAACCGAAACGGAGCGATTATTCTCTTAAACAGCCCGGCGCTGGAGCTGTTGAACGTTTCACGTGAAACAGCATTAGAGATGCCGATTACGAGCTTGCTGGGGATTCAAGAGAATTATACATTTGAAGATTTAGTCGAGCAGCAGGATTCTATGCTGCTTGAAATTGAGCGCGATGATCAATTAACAGTGCTTCGCGTGAATTTTTCTGTGATTCAGAGAGAACATGGCAAAATCGATGGGTTAATCGCTGTTATTTACGATGTAACCGAGCAAGAGAAAATGGATCAGGAACGCAGAGAATTCGTGGCGAACGTATCACACGAGCTGCGGACGCCGCTTACGACAATGCGCAGTTATTTAGAGGCGTTAGCTGAAGGTGCGTGGGAAAATAAAGACATTGCCCCGCGTTTCTTAATGGTGACGCAAAATGAAACCGAGCGTATGATCCGGCTTGTCAATGACTTGCTGCAGCTATCGAAATTTGACAGCAAGGATTATCAATTTAACCGGGAATGGATTCAGATTGTCCGGTTTATGTCGCTTATTATTGACCGTTTTGAAATGACCAAAGAACAGCATGTGGAATTTATCCGTAATCTGCCGGACAGAAATCTGTACGTCGAGATTGACCAAGATAAAATTACCCAGGTGCTCGATAATATTATTTCCAACGCTTTAAAATACTCACCGGAAGGCGGACATGTCACGTTCTCCATTGATGTTAACGAAGAGGAAGAACTCCTCTATATCAGCGTCAAGGATGAAGGGATCGGAATTCCGAAAAAGGATGTCGAAAAAGTCTTTGACCGTTTCTACAGGGTGGATAAAGCGAGAACGAGAAAGCTCGGCGGGACCGGTTTGGGACTGGCGATTGCAAGAGAAATGGTTCAGGCGCACGGCGGAGATATTTGGGCGGACAGCATAGAAGGAAAAGGCACGACGATTACATTTACTCTTCCATATAAAGAGGAACAAGAGGATGATTGGGATGAAGCGTGA
- the walR gene encoding cell wall metabolism DNA-binding response regulator WalR yields MDKKILVVDDEKPIADILEFNLRKEGYEVHCAHDGNEAVEMVEELQPDLILLDIMLPNKDGVEVCREVRKKYDMPIIMLTAKDSEIDKVIGLEIGADDYVTKPFSTRELLARVKANLRRQLTTAPAEEEPSSNEIHIGSLVIFPDAYVVSKRDETIELTHREFELLHYLAKHIGQVMTREHLLQTVWGYDYFGDVRTVDVTVRRLREKIEDNPSHPNWIVTRRGVGYYLRNPEQD; encoded by the coding sequence ATGGATAAAAAGATCCTTGTAGTAGATGATGAAAAACCGATTGCAGATATATTGGAATTTAACTTAAGAAAAGAGGGCTATGAAGTGCACTGTGCCCACGACGGAAATGAAGCCGTTGAAATGGTAGAAGAGCTTCAGCCTGATTTAATTCTTTTAGATATTATGCTTCCTAATAAAGACGGCGTTGAAGTGTGCCGTGAAGTCAGAAAGAAATACGATATGCCGATCATTATGCTGACGGCTAAGGATTCAGAAATTGACAAGGTCATCGGGCTTGAAATCGGCGCTGATGACTATGTCACAAAACCATTCAGCACACGCGAGCTTCTGGCACGTGTAAAAGCGAACCTGCGCCGCCAGCTGACAACAGCGCCTGCGGAGGAAGAGCCGTCCTCTAACGAGATTCATATCGGCTCTCTCGTCATCTTCCCTGACGCGTACGTCGTATCAAAACGAGATGAAACAATCGAATTGACTCATCGTGAGTTCGAATTGCTTCATTATTTAGCAAAACATATCGGACAAGTGATGACACGTGAACATTTGCTTCAAACCGTTTGGGGCTATGATTATTTTGGCGATGTCAGAACGGTTGACGTTACAGTCCGCCGGCTTCGTGAAAAAATCGAGGACAACCCAAGCCATCCAAATTGGATCGTCACACGCCGCGGCGTAGGTTATTACTTGAGAAACCCAGAACAGGACTAA